A region from the Dehalococcoidia bacterium genome encodes:
- a CDS encoding protein kinase — MRELREGDSIGPYVLERAIDRGAFGRVWRGTDTTTGRTVAVKVLASSADEEHVRARTDLERLAAAAARDSRHIVRVVGGGHEPVPHIVMEFVAGTNLRDELAARGALPQEEVIRIGLEIADALRALHRVRIVHRDVKPANILLDEKGEVRLTDFGIAKILGYDETVTLTQQNLLSAPYAAPEVWEGAPNPSSDLYAFGAVLFEMLSGRPPFQGDLMELFRQHRSDEPDLSVLPANVAPSLKELVYQCLRKVPGERPEGAEACIRLLERAREELKPEPEQFGPWVRVEPHPEQPWAWRCVHERTGEPAVVEVHFAQDEAYGEALRAAVNVNPRLVPLGAERLLGANRLLLKDNEGWPSAPEHNLVFWVAREERQPPDPAEELDTEALLKATETLLKMIEVAAGSVRLTIDSHSTVVAQDGAVWVQRPGLPPAPRVEPRLAAFIFLRSLPLTPEANEIANRARDLRDLRERLARPWQEAASAGARRREGRTLALVSGLLVFGITVAVLAAFALAGTDFIADTPPAGSPTPDAAVTYCGSLRLPAPLAEARAACASAPRVDFELSQDCARGHVCTIEARGDGVVLKANDQTIVFVDTRGDLAVAREGSFQSRTLLPDSGVRHPAWSPDGRYLAYVISRPTVEGEQRELWVMDMRDTAVQAQVFVSRDGPEVPEWRRRRISHPQWSANGHRLYFFWNPASGAEDLWAIDLPVRGDEVDLRELRMWNGTAANLGVLRPPAESFRGLQLTSFSAAPDGALLTEFCVPDAACGLARWHEGGFDVIAQPQQGARFIAPTQAGGRTYALTIDGSDVVLLEVDPSGLTRGRGRAPASVAGLEPNPNDLSLSISPDGATALIGTAAGISRLDLATAATTPVLEGRWGRWFVPRRGDPATTPPSPMPFATPVLSPTVPPTATIPPGADADLTGEVVAATCAMGQTLVVRVTNLGPGLVERDVFIRVATLDGQTRQGDTNVGLVGLRPGESREVRTAYNVGEPVQVLIQYTRDRRPENNTVICRPPG, encoded by the coding sequence ATGCGTGAACTGCGCGAAGGCGATTCCATTGGCCCCTACGTGCTCGAGCGCGCGATCGACCGCGGCGCCTTCGGCCGCGTCTGGCGCGGCACCGACACGACGACGGGGCGCACGGTGGCGGTCAAGGTGCTCGCTTCCTCGGCGGACGAGGAGCATGTCCGCGCCCGCACTGACCTGGAACGCCTCGCGGCGGCCGCAGCGCGTGACTCGAGGCATATCGTGCGCGTCGTCGGCGGCGGCCACGAGCCCGTGCCCCACATCGTCATGGAGTTCGTGGCAGGCACCAACCTGCGCGACGAACTGGCAGCCCGTGGCGCCCTGCCCCAAGAAGAGGTGATCCGCATAGGCCTCGAGATCGCGGACGCCCTCCGCGCGCTTCACCGCGTGCGCATCGTCCACCGGGACGTCAAGCCGGCGAACATCCTCCTCGACGAAAAGGGTGAGGTGCGGCTGACCGACTTCGGCATCGCCAAGATCCTGGGTTACGACGAGACCGTGACCCTGACCCAGCAGAACCTCCTCAGCGCGCCCTATGCCGCGCCGGAGGTCTGGGAAGGCGCGCCGAACCCGTCGTCAGACCTGTACGCCTTCGGCGCGGTGCTTTTCGAGATGCTCAGCGGCCGCCCGCCCTTTCAGGGCGACCTCATGGAGCTGTTTCGGCAGCATCGTTCGGACGAGCCGGACCTTTCGGTGCTGCCAGCAAATGTGGCCCCTTCGCTGAAGGAGCTCGTGTACCAGTGTCTGCGCAAGGTACCCGGGGAACGGCCGGAGGGCGCAGAGGCGTGCATCCGGCTGCTGGAGCGCGCGCGAGAGGAGCTGAAGCCGGAGCCGGAGCAGTTCGGCCCATGGGTGCGGGTGGAGCCTCATCCCGAGCAGCCCTGGGCATGGCGTTGCGTGCACGAGCGCACCGGCGAACCCGCGGTGGTCGAAGTGCACTTCGCCCAGGACGAGGCCTACGGCGAAGCGCTGCGCGCCGCCGTGAACGTGAACCCGCGACTGGTGCCGCTGGGCGCCGAGCGGCTTCTGGGCGCGAACCGCTTGCTGCTCAAAGACAACGAAGGCTGGCCGAGCGCGCCGGAGCACAACCTCGTGTTCTGGGTTGCCCGCGAGGAGCGCCAGCCGCCGGACCCGGCCGAGGAGCTGGACACCGAAGCCCTCCTGAAGGCGACTGAGACGCTACTGAAGATGATCGAGGTGGCCGCGGGAAGCGTCCGGCTCACGATCGATTCGCACTCCACGGTCGTCGCCCAAGACGGCGCCGTTTGGGTCCAGCGGCCAGGACTTCCGCCCGCCCCGAGAGTCGAGCCCCGGCTCGCTGCCTTCATCTTCTTGCGCTCGCTTCCACTCACGCCGGAAGCGAACGAGATCGCCAATCGCGCCCGCGACCTGCGCGACTTGCGAGAGCGCCTCGCGAGGCCGTGGCAAGAAGCAGCGTCGGCCGGCGCCCGCCGTCGGGAGGGCAGGACACTCGCCCTCGTCTCCGGGCTGCTGGTCTTCGGTATCACCGTCGCCGTCCTGGCGGCGTTCGCGTTGGCCGGGACCGACTTCATTGCCGACACTCCCCCGGCCGGCAGTCCCACGCCCGATGCGGCGGTCACCTACTGCGGCTCCCTCCGATTGCCCGCGCCCCTGGCTGAGGCGCGTGCGGCCTGCGCTTCCGCTCCACGCGTCGATTTCGAGCTGTCGCAAGACTGCGCCCGTGGGCACGTCTGCACCATCGAGGCACGCGGCGACGGGGTTGTCCTCAAGGCCAACGACCAGACGATCGTGTTCGTGGACACCCGCGGTGACCTTGCGGTCGCCCGGGAGGGTAGCTTTCAGTCCCGGACGCTCCTGCCCGACAGCGGCGTGAGGCATCCGGCATGGTCTCCGGACGGTCGCTATCTCGCTTATGTCATCTCCAGGCCAACAGTCGAGGGGGAGCAACGCGAGTTGTGGGTCATGGACATGCGCGATACAGCCGTGCAGGCGCAGGTCTTCGTGTCCCGCGATGGCCCTGAAGTGCCGGAGTGGCGAAGGCGCCGCATTTCCCACCCGCAATGGAGCGCCAATGGCCACCGGCTCTATTTCTTCTGGAACCCAGCCTCCGGCGCGGAGGACCTCTGGGCCATTGACCTCCCGGTGCGCGGCGACGAAGTGGACCTGCGGGAGCTGCGGATGTGGAACGGCACGGCTGCCAACCTCGGCGTCCTGCGCCCGCCGGCCGAGAGCTTCCGGGGCCTGCAACTGACCTCGTTCAGCGCCGCGCCCGACGGAGCGCTGTTGACGGAGTTCTGCGTACCGGACGCGGCCTGCGGCCTGGCGCGCTGGCACGAGGGCGGCTTCGATGTAATCGCCCAGCCACAGCAGGGGGCCCGGTTCATCGCTCCAACCCAGGCGGGAGGCAGGACGTACGCCCTCACGATCGACGGCAGCGACGTGGTGCTCCTCGAAGTCGATCCGTCCGGGCTTACCAGGGGACGCGGGCGCGCGCCTGCATCCGTCGCCGGGCTGGAGCCTAACCCGAACGACCTGTCGCTGAGCATCTCGCCGGACGGCGCCACGGCCCTTATCGGCACCGCTGCCGGCATTTCACGCCTCGACCTTGCGACGGCCGCGACGACCCCGGTGCTGGAGGGGCGTTGGGGACGCTGGTTCGTACCGCGGCGCGGCGATCCGGCCACGACGCCGCCGTCCCCGATGCCCTTCGCCACGCCCGTCCTCTCCCCGACAGTCCCGCCGACGGCCACCATACCTCCCGGCGCCGACGCGGACCTCACCGGCGAGGTTGTTGCCGCAACCTGCGCGATGGGACAGACGCTGGTGGTCCGTGTCACGAACCTGGGCCCCGGGCTGGTGGAGCGCGACGTCTTCATCCGCGTGGCGACCCTGGACGGCCAGACCCGCCAGGGAGACACGAATGTAGGCCTCGTCGGCCTGCGGCCCGGGGAGTCGCGCGAAGTGAGGACGGCCTACAACGTCGGAGAGCCGGTGCAGGTCCTGATCCAGTACACGCGAGACCGCCGGCCGGAGAACAACACGGTCATCTGCAGGCCCCCGGGTTAG
- a CDS encoding FHA domain-containing protein, translating into MIDSKIAEVLHGDSMAEFVVVVTLPGTPERFTRTFSGAAVIGRGEDTDLQLSHPLVSRRHAEIRLRDDGRFEVRDLASRNGTMVNDEPLRDAACDVSGEARLQIGPYLLVATLPASTISETLAFDAPRRSTRVRLDKGTHAVTVDGKVVIEKLGGLEYGLIEVLSDAAPNLVTNTALGDRLWGKGQWDTYMLHNLVRRVRRKLEDAGADGDELILTVPGVGYRLV; encoded by the coding sequence GTGATCGATAGTAAGATCGCCGAAGTCCTGCATGGAGACTCCATGGCCGAGTTCGTAGTCGTCGTGACGCTGCCTGGCACGCCGGAGAGGTTCACCAGGACCTTCAGCGGCGCCGCGGTCATCGGCCGCGGCGAGGACACGGACTTGCAGCTCTCTCACCCTCTCGTTTCGCGCCGCCACGCCGAGATCCGGCTGCGTGACGATGGCCGGTTCGAGGTACGGGACCTCGCCAGCCGCAATGGGACCATGGTGAACGATGAGCCGCTGCGGGACGCTGCCTGCGATGTCTCCGGCGAAGCGAGGCTGCAGATCGGGCCCTACTTGCTGGTGGCCACGCTGCCGGCTAGCACGATCAGCGAGACGCTGGCCTTCGATGCGCCACGCCGCTCCACACGTGTCCGTCTCGACAAGGGCACGCATGCCGTCACGGTGGACGGCAAGGTGGTCATCGAGAAACTCGGCGGCCTCGAGTACGGCCTGATCGAGGTCCTTTCGGACGCCGCACCGAACCTGGTGACGAATACCGCCCTCGGAGACCGCCTCTGGGGCAAGGGGCAGTGGGACACGTACATGCTGCACAACCTCGTGCGGCGCGTGCGACGCAAGCTGGAGGACGCTGGCGCTGACGGCGATGAACTGATCCTCACGGTCCCCGGCGTCGGCTACCGCCTGGTCTGA
- a CDS encoding 3-hydroxyacyl-CoA dehydrogenase produces MDIKGMGALVTGGASGLGEATVRMLAEAGARVTILDVPRSQGEALAAQLGDAVAFAPADVTDEEQVRAAVTRSVEHAGAVHIVVNCAGIGMAMRTVGREGPHNLAIFNRVIQVNLVGTFNVIRLAANLMQHNAPNSEGERGVIVNTASVAAFDGQIGQAAYSASKAGVVGMTLPIAREFGRFGIRVMTIAPGIFETPMLGALNAEAREALVKDAVFPGRLGRPSEYALLVRQIVENPMLNGETIRLDGGLRMPPR; encoded by the coding sequence ATGGACATCAAGGGCATGGGGGCGCTCGTTACCGGTGGAGCTTCGGGCCTCGGAGAGGCGACCGTGCGCATGCTTGCGGAAGCGGGAGCCAGGGTCACGATCCTAGACGTGCCGCGTTCGCAGGGCGAGGCGCTGGCAGCGCAGCTGGGCGACGCTGTCGCCTTCGCGCCGGCAGACGTCACGGACGAAGAGCAGGTGCGGGCAGCCGTAACCAGGTCTGTCGAGCACGCGGGGGCGGTGCACATCGTGGTCAACTGCGCCGGGATCGGCATGGCCATGCGCACGGTGGGACGGGAGGGACCGCACAACCTGGCAATCTTCAACCGCGTGATCCAGGTCAACCTCGTCGGCACCTTCAACGTCATCCGGCTCGCCGCCAACCTCATGCAGCACAACGCCCCCAACTCCGAAGGCGAACGCGGCGTCATCGTGAACACGGCCTCCGTGGCCGCCTTCGATGGCCAGATCGGGCAGGCCGCCTACTCCGCCTCGAAGGCGGGCGTGGTGGGCATGACCCTGCCGATCGCGCGCGAGTTCGGACGCTTCGGCATCCGCGTCATGACCATAGCCCCCGGCATCTTCGAGACGCCGATGCTCGGCGCCCTCAATGCGGAGGCGCGAGAGGCGCTGGTGAAGGACGCCGTCTTCCCGGGGCGGCTCGGGCGTCCTTCGGAGTACGCCCTGCTAGTGCGCCAGATAGTCGAAAATCCCATGCTTAACGGCGAAACGATCCGTCTCGACGGCGGGCTGCGCATGCCCCCTCGCTGA
- a CDS encoding RNA-binding protein yields the protein MKIYVGNLSYDTNNTSLGAAFAAFGEVSSAEVVIDRETGRSRGFGFVEMPNQTEAAAAIAGLNGTALQGRTINVNEARERTERGPSRPRNSYGGGGGGNRRW from the coding sequence TTGAAGATATACGTAGGCAACCTCAGCTATGACACCAACAACACCTCCCTCGGCGCCGCCTTCGCGGCGTTCGGCGAGGTGTCGTCGGCCGAGGTAGTGATTGACAGGGAGACGGGCCGCTCGCGCGGCTTCGGCTTCGTCGAAATGCCGAACCAGACGGAGGCAGCGGCGGCGATCGCCGGGCTCAACGGCACGGCTCTGCAGGGACGTACCATCAACGTCAACGAGGCACGGGAGCGCACCGAGCGCGGCCCTTCCCGCCCCCGCAACTCTTACGGTGGCGGTGGCGGCGGCAACCGCCGCTGGTAA
- a CDS encoding crotonase/enoyl-CoA hydratase family protein, which produces MADEVLYEEDGSLAFVTLNRPEKLNTLNGALLDAFEQAIDRARESEGVRAIILRGAGRAFSAGYDLNPTGQRVAPAVNRPQRRWDPVRDYQNMSRNVRRFMKLWEVPKPVIAQVHGWCVGGGTDLALCSDLIFMAEDAYIGYPPARVYGTPTTMMWVYRLGLEAAKRYMLTGDAIDAPTALRIGLVSEIAPADELPGLVERFARRFESIPWNQLALNKLLINQAFENMGLRTTQMFGTFFDGMTRNTQEAIDWRDSFATLGFREAVRRRDAPFGDYGERRRE; this is translated from the coding sequence ATGGCAGACGAGGTCCTGTACGAAGAGGATGGGTCGCTGGCGTTTGTGACCCTGAACCGGCCCGAGAAGCTGAACACCCTGAACGGCGCCCTCCTGGACGCCTTCGAGCAGGCCATCGACCGGGCGCGGGAGTCCGAAGGCGTGCGGGCGATCATCCTGCGCGGCGCCGGCCGCGCTTTCAGCGCCGGCTACGACTTGAACCCGACCGGGCAGCGCGTGGCGCCGGCGGTCAACCGGCCCCAGCGCCGATGGGACCCTGTGCGCGACTACCAGAACATGTCGCGCAACGTGCGGCGCTTCATGAAGCTGTGGGAGGTCCCGAAGCCGGTGATCGCCCAGGTGCACGGCTGGTGCGTGGGCGGCGGCACCGACCTTGCGCTGTGCTCTGACCTCATCTTCATGGCAGAGGACGCCTACATTGGCTATCCGCCCGCCCGGGTCTACGGCACGCCAACGACGATGATGTGGGTCTACCGCCTGGGCCTGGAGGCCGCCAAGCGTTACATGCTCACCGGCGACGCGATCGACGCGCCTACGGCGCTGCGCATCGGCCTGGTCTCGGAGATAGCACCGGCGGACGAGCTTCCCGGCCTCGTCGAGCGGTTTGCCCGCCGGTTCGAGAGCATCCCCTGGAACCAGCTGGCCCTGAACAAGCTGCTGATCAACCAGGCCTTCGAGAACATGGGCCTGCGCACGACCCAGATGTTCGGCACCTTCTTCGATGGCATGACGCGCAACACGCAGGAGGCCATCGACTGGCGCGATAGCTTCGCCACGCTCGGCTTCCGGGAGGCCGTCCGTCGGCGCGACGCTCCCTTCGGTGACTACGGCGAGCGCCGCCGCGAGTAG
- the greA gene encoding transcription elongation factor GreA, with product MTNQATTVSEAARRFAHTLSGDQQQYVQEAFRFARWVGEERPVADIRPPDVEAYVESFGLNSPNAVSRAEALKSFLTFAYKQKLMTEKLVTHVRVRRAGGARSKSQAVAEAKQEVHLTAEGLQALTQELEALKAQRPKIALELRDAMADKDFRENAPLDAAREAQGQLEARIRELEQTLRNAVVIQEASQEDTARIGSTVVLQNIASGSKLTYLLVSAREARPNEGRLSVESPVGKAVLGRRAGDEVEVTAPSGSIRFRVESVSG from the coding sequence GTGACCAACCAGGCCACGACCGTCAGCGAAGCCGCAAGACGCTTCGCCCACACGCTCTCGGGCGACCAGCAGCAGTATGTCCAGGAGGCCTTCCGCTTCGCCCGCTGGGTGGGTGAAGAGAGGCCCGTGGCGGACATCCGTCCCCCAGACGTCGAGGCCTACGTCGAGTCGTTTGGCCTCAACTCCCCAAACGCAGTCAGCCGTGCCGAGGCCCTGAAGTCCTTCCTGACCTTCGCTTACAAGCAGAAGCTCATGACGGAGAAGCTGGTCACACACGTGCGCGTGCGCCGCGCCGGCGGCGCGCGTTCAAAGTCGCAGGCCGTCGCCGAAGCGAAGCAGGAGGTGCACCTCACCGCCGAAGGCCTCCAGGCCCTGACCCAGGAGCTCGAGGCGCTGAAGGCGCAGCGTCCGAAGATCGCGCTCGAGCTGCGAGACGCGATGGCCGACAAGGACTTCCGGGAGAATGCGCCGCTCGACGCCGCCCGCGAGGCCCAGGGCCAGCTGGAAGCCCGCATCCGCGAGCTGGAGCAGACGCTCCGCAACGCGGTGGTGATCCAGGAGGCATCCCAGGAGGACACCGCCCGCATCGGCTCCACCGTAGTGCTTCAGAACATCGCCTCTGGCTCCAAGCTGACATACCTGCTGGTCAGCGCCCGCGAGGCCCGCCCGAACGAGGGCCGCCTGTCCGTCGAGTCGCCGGTCGGCAAGGCCGTCCTGGGCCGCCGCGCGGGCGACGAGGTGGAAGTGACGGCGCCCAGCGGGTCTATCCGCTTCCGAGTCGAAAGCGTCAGCGGGTAG
- a CDS encoding FAD-binding oxidoreductase, which translates to MTMVNRKPRRSIWMNGLQADEPTEEQRREQAAALSKRLGFEVTLPPIPRVEDLQMRAPRIKPPSNLEDFCFTDNYERALHTKGDRLEEIRGVFANPPDVVAHPRNETELEAVLDWCSTKGYACIPYGGGSSVVDGVTPPEDADAVVTVDMDQFDRVLEVDETSRAARIQAGVYGPELEDQLRPKGYTLRHFPQSFTMSTLGGWIATRSGGHYATNHTHIDDFVESVRMLTPKGWWESRRLPGSGAGPSPDRLVIGSEGILGIITEAWMRIQARPRFRATAPAKFATWESGYEACRKIAQAKLWPANLRILDPELAQSSAGLDGKTALLIIAFESAEVPQEWPLRQALAIARDCGGVVDEQEVRIDNEGQPTGREGAVGAWREAFIPRGGGVSTGIGMVSGTFETSITWDRWPAFDAAMREAALRGLKEICGGGTVNCRFTHVYPDGPAPYYTFAGVYRPGITKKDQMAFKKVVSDAVIANGGTITHHHAVGRQHRPWYDQQRPEPFAEALRAAKRALDPNWVLNPGVLIDP; encoded by the coding sequence ATGACCATGGTCAACCGCAAGCCGAGACGCAGCATCTGGATGAACGGCCTTCAGGCGGACGAACCGACTGAGGAGCAGCGCCGCGAACAGGCGGCGGCGCTTTCGAAGCGCCTGGGCTTCGAGGTTACGCTGCCGCCGATCCCCCGTGTCGAGGACCTGCAGATGCGGGCGCCGCGGATCAAACCTCCCTCGAACCTCGAAGACTTCTGCTTCACCGACAACTACGAGCGCGCCCTCCACACCAAGGGTGACCGGCTCGAAGAGATCCGCGGCGTCTTCGCGAACCCGCCCGACGTGGTCGCTCACCCGCGCAACGAGACCGAGTTGGAGGCCGTGCTCGACTGGTGCTCGACGAAGGGCTACGCCTGCATCCCCTACGGCGGCGGCTCGTCGGTCGTCGACGGCGTGACGCCGCCGGAGGACGCGGACGCCGTCGTGACCGTCGACATGGACCAGTTCGACCGCGTCCTCGAGGTCGACGAGACCTCCCGCGCGGCGCGCATCCAGGCGGGCGTGTACGGGCCGGAGCTCGAGGACCAGTTGCGGCCGAAAGGTTACACGCTGCGCCACTTCCCACAGAGCTTCACCATGTCGACCCTCGGGGGCTGGATCGCGACGCGCTCCGGCGGGCATTACGCCACCAATCACACGCACATAGACGACTTCGTCGAGTCCGTCCGCATGCTCACGCCGAAGGGATGGTGGGAGTCGAGGCGCCTCCCTGGCAGCGGCGCCGGCCCCTCGCCGGACCGGCTCGTCATCGGCAGCGAGGGCATCCTCGGCATCATCACGGAGGCCTGGATGCGCATCCAGGCTCGGCCGCGGTTCCGGGCCACGGCCCCGGCGAAATTCGCGACCTGGGAGTCCGGCTATGAAGCCTGCCGCAAGATCGCCCAGGCCAAGCTCTGGCCCGCGAACCTGCGCATCCTTGACCCGGAGCTGGCGCAGAGCAGCGCCGGCCTGGACGGCAAGACGGCGCTGCTGATCATCGCCTTCGAGTCCGCCGAGGTGCCGCAGGAGTGGCCCCTGCGCCAGGCGCTCGCCATCGCGCGCGACTGCGGTGGCGTGGTCGACGAGCAGGAGGTGCGCATCGACAACGAGGGCCAGCCGACGGGGCGCGAGGGCGCTGTCGGCGCCTGGCGCGAGGCCTTCATCCCCCGCGGCGGCGGCGTCTCGACAGGCATCGGCATGGTCAGCGGCACCTTCGAGACGTCGATTACCTGGGACCGCTGGCCGGCGTTCGACGCGGCGATGCGGGAGGCGGCGCTGCGCGGGCTGAAGGAGATCTGCGGCGGCGGCACCGTAAACTGCCGCTTTACGCACGTCTACCCGGACGGTCCCGCCCCTTACTACACCTTCGCCGGCGTCTATCGGCCCGGCATCACGAAGAAGGACCAGATGGCGTTCAAGAAGGTGGTCTCGGACGCCGTCATCGCGAACGGGGGGACGATCACTCACCACCACGCCGTCGGGCGTCAGCACCGGCCCTGGTACGACCAGCAACGCCCGGAGCCCTTTGCGGAGGCCTTGCGCGCCGCCAAGCGCGCCCTGGACCCGAACTGGGTGCTCAACCCCGGCGTGCTGATCGACCCGTAG